One window of the Haloarcula halobia genome contains the following:
- a CDS encoding AsnC family transcriptional regulator has product MRELDETDLEILQLLLSNARRPFSDIAEVVGLSAPAVSDRVDRLEDVGVIQRFTLDVDRSQLRSGIPVLVTLDVASKVAPVRETLLGVGAVEHVFTTAAADLVVFARVPDNDIASWLSDTVADDAVADVEVTLLAGAHWSPDLGGTEFALTCAQCGNTVDSEGSARRLDGDLYQFCCPSCESRFEEQYERLKQGVE; this is encoded by the coding sequence ATGCGCGAACTGGACGAGACCGACCTGGAGATCCTGCAGCTGCTGCTCTCGAACGCGCGTCGACCCTTCAGCGACATCGCCGAGGTGGTGGGCCTCTCGGCGCCCGCCGTCTCGGACCGGGTCGACCGTCTCGAGGACGTCGGCGTCATCCAGCGGTTCACACTCGACGTCGACCGGTCACAGCTGCGAAGCGGGATTCCCGTCCTCGTCACGCTCGACGTCGCGTCCAAGGTTGCGCCGGTGCGAGAGACGCTCCTTGGGGTCGGGGCCGTCGAACACGTCTTCACCACTGCGGCGGCCGACCTCGTGGTGTTCGCGCGAGTGCCGGACAACGACATCGCCAGCTGGCTCTCGGACACCGTCGCCGACGACGCGGTGGCGGACGTCGAGGTGACGCTGCTGGCCGGGGCCCACTGGTCGCCGGACCTGGGCGGGACGGAGTTCGCGCTCACCTGCGCCCAGTGTGGCAACACCGTCGACAGCGAGGGGTCGGCCCGCCGACTCGACGGCGACCTGTACCAGTTTTGCTGTCCGTCCTGTGAGAGTCGCTTCGAGGAACAGTACGAACGTCTCAAGCAGGGCGTCGAGTGA
- a CDS encoding ArsR family transcriptional regulator, with translation MAHGREDSDRAAPDRVPLDAIVDVFRARDDVARPLTASDIMDEVGCSRRTAHNKLNELVEEDVLKTRKVGSRSRVWWEPIHERPDERPTEASPTPEQLVEEVDLPGTGTTLKARQEALLAAYEYLREHPEAKKSDFLQDVFPENPAEYETAEGWWNAIQPALAELPGVNPPEERGHIWHFLGG, from the coding sequence ATGGCACACGGGCGCGAGGACAGCGACCGCGCAGCCCCGGACCGCGTCCCGCTGGATGCGATCGTCGACGTGTTCCGGGCGCGCGACGACGTCGCGCGCCCGTTGACCGCGAGCGACATCATGGACGAGGTCGGGTGTTCCCGCCGGACGGCCCACAACAAGCTCAACGAACTCGTCGAGGAAGACGTCCTCAAGACGCGCAAGGTCGGCTCCCGGAGCCGCGTCTGGTGGGAACCGATACACGAACGCCCCGACGAGCGCCCGACCGAGGCGTCTCCGACCCCCGAACAGCTCGTCGAGGAGGTCGACCTGCCCGGGACGGGCACGACCCTCAAGGCCCGCCAGGAGGCGTTGCTTGCGGCCTACGAGTACCTCCGGGAACACCCCGAAGCCAAGAAGTCGGACTTCCTGCAGGACGTCTTCCCGGAGAACCCCGCGGAGTACGAGACCGCGGAGGGCTGGTGGAACGCCATCCAGCCCGCGCTCGCGGAGCTCCCCGGCGTCAACCCCCCCGAGGAACGGGGCCACATCTGGCACTTCCTCGGTGGGTAA
- a CDS encoding Nramp family divalent metal transporter gives MSQGNTQEREGTVYMSEEEGRGYRSSSYMPTAYDNLDVAPETAEFPDRGRDGGYRVLDLPRVPKLTHVVGPSAIMLGASLGSGETLFWPVLIAQHGWALYWAFFFGVLTQFFINTEIQRWTLATGESVFRAFERVHPFWPFLFLVLGFVSLGWPGWAASAAKVGAIGAGLEELELTLGPVDLVAWRLFGIVLMVLIWTTYQLTPLMYNVVERTQIILVTIASVFAVALFVALGSVNELANVPGGIASVGTIPPGSDIAIFLGGLAYAGAGGYLNLSQSLWVREKGYAMGRYQGRIKNPIVGDDPEPVQRDGFSFPPTVTNMRRWRGWWRLAQLEHFLTFVVGLLVVATMMMALAAEYAQGTADDGVAMWANSIVPQVGAIGGALIFTTLFFALLTTEYAIVESFVRNSADIVYELYGRDAGWSLPRIFWTLLTVFVLWGVAILASPIPIEQPFGLLVVAAAMSGVMMWPYTALVLVINATRLPEHTQIGWFRVVTMWWGTGFFGYFSVLLVGRVLTDTAGLAAFETDAAVVGSGVGGYALFAFFAAVQVLVVAASIRGKRATSGTVSDAGEAAGYLD, from the coding sequence ATGAGCCAAGGGAACACACAGGAGCGGGAGGGGACGGTGTACATGTCCGAGGAGGAGGGACGCGGGTACCGCAGCTCCTCGTATATGCCCACGGCGTACGACAACCTCGACGTCGCCCCGGAGACGGCCGAGTTCCCCGACCGGGGACGGGACGGCGGCTACCGCGTCCTCGATCTGCCGCGGGTGCCCAAACTCACACACGTCGTCGGCCCCAGCGCCATCATGCTCGGGGCCTCGCTGGGCAGCGGCGAGACGCTGTTCTGGCCGGTCCTCATCGCCCAGCACGGCTGGGCGCTGTACTGGGCCTTTTTCTTCGGCGTCCTGACCCAGTTTTTCATCAACACGGAGATACAGCGCTGGACGCTCGCGACCGGCGAGTCGGTCTTTCGCGCGTTCGAGCGGGTCCACCCGTTCTGGCCGTTCCTGTTTCTCGTCCTCGGGTTCGTCAGCCTCGGCTGGCCCGGATGGGCGGCGAGCGCCGCCAAGGTCGGCGCCATCGGCGCCGGCCTGGAGGAGCTCGAACTGACGCTGGGCCCCGTCGACCTGGTGGCCTGGCGCCTCTTTGGCATCGTGTTGATGGTCCTCATCTGGACGACCTACCAGCTGACGCCGCTGATGTACAACGTCGTCGAGCGGACCCAGATCATCCTGGTGACCATCGCCTCGGTGTTTGCCGTCGCGCTGTTCGTCGCCCTGGGGTCGGTCAACGAACTGGCGAACGTGCCCGGCGGCATCGCCAGCGTGGGGACCATCCCCCCGGGTAGCGACATCGCCATCTTCCTCGGCGGCCTCGCCTACGCCGGTGCAGGCGGGTACCTCAATCTCTCACAGAGCCTCTGGGTCCGCGAGAAGGGGTACGCGATGGGGCGCTACCAGGGCCGCATCAAGAACCCCATCGTCGGCGACGACCCGGAACCGGTCCAGCGTGACGGCTTTTCGTTCCCGCCGACGGTGACGAACATGCGGCGCTGGCGCGGCTGGTGGCGCCTCGCCCAGCTGGAGCACTTCCTGACGTTCGTCGTCGGCCTGCTGGTCGTCGCGACGATGATGATGGCGCTGGCCGCCGAGTACGCGCAGGGCACCGCCGACGACGGCGTGGCGATGTGGGCCAACAGCATCGTCCCCCAGGTCGGGGCCATCGGCGGGGCGCTCATCTTCACGACGCTGTTTTTCGCCCTGCTGACCACCGAGTACGCCATCGTCGAGTCGTTCGTCCGCAACAGCGCCGACATCGTCTACGAACTGTACGGGCGCGACGCGGGATGGAGCCTCCCGCGCATCTTCTGGACGCTGCTGACCGTCTTCGTCCTCTGGGGCGTCGCCATCCTGGCCTCACCCATCCCCATCGAACAGCCCTTCGGCCTGCTGGTCGTCGCGGCGGCGATGTCGGGCGTGATGATGTGGCCCTACACCGCGCTGGTGCTGGTCATCAACGCCACGCGCCTGCCCGAACATACGCAAATCGGCTGGTTCAGGGTCGTCACGATGTGGTGGGGGACGGGCTTTTTCGGGTACTTCAGCGTCCTCCTCGTCGGTCGCGTGCTGACCGACACAGCCGGTCTCGCCGCCTTCGAGACGGACGCGGCCGTGGTCGGGAGCGGCGTCGGCGGGTACGCCCTGTTTGCCTTCTTCGCGGCCGTGCAGGTCCTCGTCGTCGCGGCGTCCATCCGGGGGAAACGCGCCACGAGCGGAACCGTCAGCGACGCCGGCGAGGCGGCCGGCTACCTCGACTGA
- a CDS encoding FAD-binding and (Fe-S)-binding domain-containing protein produces the protein MATDSGPSTDESAYDYRSDDVARPGLVADLEELVEGEVRFDEYSRQLYATDASIYEVTPIGVVFPRSTADVAAVVSYCADREIPVLPRGGGTSLAGQTVNEAVVLDFSQHVDALVETRPEERRARAQPGITLGDLNAALADDGLKFAPDPAWGDKSVLGGAIGNNSTGAHSLKYGKTDAYVESCEVVLADGTVTTFGEVTREELRDRADPEGDLEARIYAELERVLAEEQDEIDARYPDLKRNVSGYNLDWVVQELREDGVVNLASLLAGSEGTLAVVTEAEVSLEPIPETKSMALLAYDDLIEAMDDVSDILEHDPAAVEILDDVLVDMASETAEFADVVEMLPEGTTAVLLVEFYADDDAEGKQKVADLLADRTDGVTTEAEPTDGGIALEAPVRAFDALEAHDEAERQRFWKLRKSGLPILLSRTTDAKHVAFIEDTAIPPERLPEYVADFQELLDDHDTFASFYAHAGPGVLHIRPLVNTKTVEGVEQMAAIADEVTDLVVKYGGSVSGEHGDGRARTQWNEKLYGEDLWQTFRDLKTAFDPDWILNPGQVCGDVDMTENLRFDPEYEFDAGFEETLNWTNDNGMQGMVELCHGCGGCRGPQETTGGVMCPTYRAADEEITATRGRANMLRQAMSGDLPDDPTDEEFMSEVLDLCIGCKGCAKDCPSEVDMAKLKAEVTHAYHQEHGSSLRDKLFANVDTLARVGSALAPLSNAAGAVPGARTVIEKTVGIASDRSLPTFERESLQDWFADRGPQVSEAAADRKAVLFPDTYTNYSHPEIGRAAVEVLEAAGVHVTLADRTDSGRPAHSKGFLDKSRAAAEGNVEALAPAAAEGWDVVLVEPSDAVMFQLDYLDLLSGEAVETLAANTYGLCEYLDRFDLDRNVEWTDPGEALTYHGHCHQKATKKDHHAVGVLRRAGYAVDPLDSGCCGMAGSFGYEREHFSMSKAIGSILFDQVDDSDGETVVAPGASCRTQLGDRDGADAEPPHPVEKLAAALA, from the coding sequence ATGGCAACCGACTCCGGCCCATCGACGGACGAATCGGCCTACGACTACCGGAGCGACGACGTCGCGCGTCCCGGCCTCGTCGCCGACCTCGAGGAACTGGTCGAGGGCGAGGTACGCTTCGACGAGTACTCCCGGCAACTGTACGCGACCGACGCGAGCATCTACGAGGTGACGCCCATCGGGGTCGTCTTCCCCCGCTCGACGGCGGACGTCGCGGCCGTCGTCTCCTACTGTGCCGACCGCGAGATTCCGGTGCTCCCGCGGGGCGGCGGCACGAGTCTGGCCGGCCAGACGGTCAACGAGGCCGTCGTGCTCGACTTCAGCCAGCACGTGGACGCCCTGGTCGAGACGCGCCCGGAGGAGCGCCGGGCCCGGGCGCAACCGGGGATCACGCTGGGCGACCTGAACGCCGCGCTGGCCGACGACGGCCTGAAGTTCGCCCCCGACCCCGCCTGGGGCGACAAGAGCGTCCTCGGCGGGGCCATCGGCAACAACTCCACGGGCGCCCACTCGCTGAAGTACGGCAAGACCGACGCCTACGTCGAGTCCTGCGAGGTGGTGCTGGCCGACGGCACCGTCACCACCTTCGGCGAGGTCACCCGCGAGGAACTGCGGGACCGGGCCGACCCCGAGGGCGACCTCGAGGCGCGCATCTACGCCGAGCTGGAGCGGGTTCTCGCGGAGGAACAGGACGAGATCGACGCCCGATACCCCGACCTCAAGCGCAACGTCTCGGGGTACAACTTGGACTGGGTGGTCCAGGAACTGCGCGAGGACGGCGTCGTCAACCTGGCCTCGCTGCTGGCCGGCAGCGAGGGCACCCTCGCCGTGGTCACCGAGGCCGAGGTATCGCTGGAACCGATCCCCGAGACGAAGTCGATGGCGCTGCTGGCCTACGACGACCTCATCGAGGCGATGGACGACGTCTCGGACATCCTCGAACACGACCCCGCGGCCGTCGAGATTCTGGACGACGTGCTCGTCGACATGGCGAGCGAGACGGCCGAGTTCGCCGACGTCGTCGAGATGCTCCCCGAGGGGACCACCGCCGTCCTGCTCGTGGAGTTCTACGCGGACGACGACGCCGAGGGAAAGCAGAAGGTGGCGGACTTGCTTGCCGACCGGACCGACGGCGTCACCACCGAGGCAGAACCGACGGACGGTGGAATCGCCCTGGAGGCCCCCGTTCGAGCGTTCGACGCGCTGGAGGCCCACGACGAGGCCGAACGCCAGCGGTTCTGGAAGCTCCGCAAGTCCGGGCTCCCCATCCTCCTCTCTCGGACCACCGACGCGAAACACGTCGCGTTCATCGAGGACACCGCCATCCCGCCCGAGCGGCTGCCGGAGTACGTCGCGGACTTCCAGGAGCTGTTGGACGACCACGACACCTTCGCCTCCTTCTACGCCCACGCGGGGCCGGGCGTGCTCCACATCCGACCGCTGGTCAACACCAAGACCGTCGAGGGCGTCGAACAGATGGCGGCCATCGCCGACGAAGTGACCGACTTGGTCGTCAAGTACGGCGGGAGCGTCTCGGGCGAACACGGGGACGGCCGCGCCCGGACTCAGTGGAACGAGAAGCTGTACGGCGAGGACCTCTGGCAGACGTTTCGCGACCTGAAGACGGCCTTCGACCCGGACTGGATACTCAACCCCGGACAGGTCTGTGGGGACGTGGACATGACCGAGAACCTCCGGTTCGACCCCGAGTACGAGTTCGACGCGGGGTTCGAGGAGACGCTCAACTGGACCAACGACAACGGCATGCAGGGGATGGTCGAGCTCTGTCACGGCTGTGGGGGCTGTCGGGGGCCCCAGGAGACCACCGGCGGCGTCATGTGCCCGACCTACCGGGCGGCCGACGAGGAGATCACCGCGACCCGCGGCCGGGCGAACATGCTCCGGCAGGCGATGAGCGGCGACCTGCCCGACGACCCCACCGACGAGGAGTTCATGTCCGAGGTGCTCGACCTCTGTATCGGCTGCAAGGGGTGTGCGAAAGACTGCCCGAGCGAGGTCGACATGGCCAAACTCAAAGCCGAGGTGACCCACGCCTACCACCAGGAACACGGGTCGAGCCTCCGGGACAAGCTCTTTGCCAACGTCGACACGCTCGCCAGGGTCGGCAGCGCGCTCGCCCCGCTCTCGAACGCCGCCGGGGCAGTGCCCGGGGCCCGGACGGTCATCGAGAAGACGGTCGGCATCGCCAGCGACCGCTCGCTGCCGACCTTCGAGCGCGAGAGCCTGCAGGACTGGTTCGCCGACCGTGGCCCGCAGGTCAGCGAGGCCGCGGCCGACCGGAAGGCCGTCCTCTTCCCCGACACGTACACGAACTACAGCCACCCGGAGATCGGCCGGGCGGCCGTCGAGGTGCTCGAGGCCGCCGGCGTCCACGTCACACTGGCCGACCGGACCGACAGCGGCCGGCCCGCCCACTCGAAGGGCTTCCTCGACAAGTCACGCGCGGCCGCCGAGGGGAACGTCGAGGCGCTCGCGCCGGCCGCCGCCGAGGGCTGGGACGTCGTCCTCGTCGAGCCCTCCGACGCCGTGATGTTCCAGCTGGACTACCTCGACTTGCTCTCGGGCGAGGCCGTCGAGACGCTCGCGGCCAACACCTACGGTCTCTGTGAGTACCTCGATCGTTTCGACCTGGACCGCAACGTCGAGTGGACCGACCCCGGCGAGGCGCTGACCTACCACGGCCACTGCCACCAGAAGGCGACGAAGAAAGACCACCACGCCGTCGGCGTCCTGCGCCGGGCCGGCTACGCGGTGGACCCGCTGGACTCGGGCTGTTGTGGTATGGCCGGGAGCTTCGGCTACGAGCGCGAGCACTTCTCGATGAGCAAGGCCATCGGCTCGATCCTGTTCGACCAGGTCGACGACAGCGACGGCGAGACGGTGGTCGCCCCCGGCGCGTCCTGTCGCACACAACTCGGCGACCGGGACGGTGCCGACGCCGAACCGCCGCACCCGGTCGAGAAACTCGCTGCGGCGCTGGCCTAG
- a CDS encoding LUD domain-containing protein, with translation MVTSHTDAFVESARRVDAVVTPTTVDEFAGTLEDVVTEPAVGTPLPFEGVTYDGTAVDGAPTGAALAEAATGVTAAAAAIADYGSVVLQETGAGEELLGLYPDRHVVVVAASDVVPDMPAAFEALDGQFDAGRRDAILATGPSATADMGAVVKGVHGPREVQILLLEDR, from the coding sequence ATGGTCACATCACACACGGACGCGTTCGTCGAGTCAGCCCGTCGCGTCGACGCCGTGGTGACGCCCACCACCGTCGACGAGTTCGCGGGCACGCTCGAGGACGTCGTCACGGAGCCGGCCGTCGGGACGCCCCTCCCGTTCGAGGGCGTCACCTACGACGGCACGGCGGTCGACGGGGCGCCGACGGGGGCCGCCCTCGCGGAGGCGGCGACAGGGGTCACCGCCGCTGCCGCAGCCATCGCCGACTACGGGTCGGTCGTCCTCCAGGAGACCGGGGCCGGCGAGGAGCTGCTCGGCCTGTACCCCGACCGGCACGTCGTCGTGGTCGCGGCCAGCGACGTGGTCCCGGACATGCCCGCCGCCTTCGAGGCACTGGACGGGCAGTTCGACGCGGGACGCAGGGACGCGATACTCGCCACTGGCCCCAGCGCCACGGCCGACATGGGGGCCGTGGTCAAGGGCGTCCACGGGCCACGTGAGGTCCAGATACTCCTGCTGGAGGACCGATGA
- a CDS encoding LUD domain-containing protein has translation MSDSRRQKAARIRSLLETEGDAVFENTTTFNDGRYESVEKLDDYEGLKARARAIKEDAIANLPDLVEAVTETVEANGGTVYLAEDEADAQRYIAEVVEDRDADSVVKSKSMTSEEIEINDHLQSRGVDVWETDLGEFVLQVADEAPSHIVAPAIHRSRENIAELFDAHFDTDAPLETAEDLTEFAREYLAERIKDADVGMTGANFVTADTGTIALVTSEGNARKSVATTDTHVAVAGVEKVVPSLGDLQPFVELIGRSGTGQDITAYVSLLTPPVGTPVPDFDDDETPLAEAGPDRDYHLVLIDNGRMAMRDDDDLRETLYCIRCSACANSCANFQHVGGHAFGGETYSGGIATGWEAGVHGEDSAAEFNDLCTGCSRCVNQCPVEIDIPWINTVVRDRINRGADPDTFDFLVEGLTPDEEPAGLDVQKRFFGNFETAAKLGSATAPLSNWVMDAGPVRSALERFVGVDSRRDLPTFERETFREWFATRGPRVDPADAAREVVLYPDVYTNYVSTARGKAAVRALEALDVHVTVPAVGESGRAPLSQGMVSTAGEKASRVYGALAEHVDAGRDVVVVEPSDLAMFAREYERLLPERSHERLAEQSYEVMEYVYGLLENGGDPDALATGNEAVAYHSHCQQRTLGLAAHTVAVLEQLGHDVVTSDVECCGMAGSFGYKQEYYDLSMDVGDELATQFTTDETRDRTVVASGTSCLEQLDSLLQRVPTHPVELVAPR, from the coding sequence ATGAGCGACTCCCGACGGCAGAAGGCCGCTCGCATCCGCTCGCTCCTGGAGACGGAGGGCGACGCGGTCTTCGAGAACACGACGACGTTCAACGACGGGCGCTACGAGTCCGTCGAGAAGCTCGACGACTACGAGGGACTGAAGGCGCGCGCTCGTGCGATCAAAGAGGACGCCATCGCGAACCTCCCGGACCTCGTCGAGGCGGTCACCGAGACCGTCGAGGCCAACGGCGGGACGGTCTACCTGGCCGAGGACGAGGCCGACGCCCAGCGCTACATCGCCGAAGTCGTCGAGGACCGGGACGCCGACTCGGTGGTAAAGAGCAAGTCGATGACGAGCGAGGAGATAGAGATCAACGACCACCTCCAGTCGCGGGGCGTCGACGTCTGGGAGACCGACCTCGGCGAGTTCGTCCTCCAGGTGGCCGACGAGGCCCCGAGCCACATCGTCGCGCCGGCCATCCACCGCTCCCGGGAGAACATCGCGGAGCTGTTCGACGCCCACTTCGACACCGACGCCCCCTTAGAGACCGCCGAGGACCTCACCGAGTTCGCCCGCGAGTACCTCGCCGAGCGGATAAAAGACGCCGACGTCGGCATGACCGGCGCGAACTTCGTCACCGCGGACACGGGCACCATCGCGCTGGTGACAAGCGAGGGCAACGCCCGCAAGTCCGTCGCGACCACCGACACGCACGTCGCCGTCGCCGGCGTGGAGAAGGTCGTCCCCAGCCTCGGGGACCTCCAGCCGTTCGTCGAGCTCATCGGCCGGTCGGGGACGGGCCAGGACATCACCGCGTACGTCTCCCTGCTGACCCCGCCCGTCGGGACGCCGGTGCCTGACTTCGATGACGACGAGACGCCGCTGGCCGAGGCGGGGCCCGACCGGGACTACCACCTCGTGTTGATCGACAACGGCCGGATGGCGATGCGCGACGACGACGACCTGCGCGAGACGCTCTACTGCATCCGCTGTTCGGCGTGTGCCAACTCCTGTGCGAACTTCCAGCACGTCGGCGGGCACGCCTTCGGCGGCGAGACCTACTCGGGCGGCATCGCGACGGGATGGGAGGCCGGCGTCCACGGCGAGGACAGCGCCGCCGAGTTCAACGACCTCTGTACGGGCTGTTCGCGCTGTGTCAACCAGTGCCCGGTCGAGATAGACATCCCGTGGATCAACACCGTCGTCCGGGACCGCATCAACCGTGGCGCGGACCCCGATACGTTCGACTTCCTCGTCGAGGGGCTGACGCCCGACGAGGAACCGGCGGGGCTGGACGTCCAGAAGCGCTTCTTCGGGAACTTCGAGACGGCGGCGAAGCTGGGGAGCGCCACCGCGCCGCTGTCGAACTGGGTGATGGACGCGGGCCCGGTCCGGTCGGCGCTGGAACGCTTCGTCGGCGTGGACAGCAGGCGGGACCTGCCGACCTTCGAGCGCGAGACGTTCCGCGAGTGGTTCGCGACACGCGGCCCGCGTGTCGACCCCGCCGACGCCGCCCGCGAGGTGGTCCTGTACCCCGACGTCTACACGAACTACGTCTCGACGGCCCGCGGGAAGGCCGCCGTCAGGGCGCTGGAGGCCCTGGACGTCCACGTGACCGTCCCCGCAGTCGGCGAGTCCGGCCGCGCCCCCCTCTCCCAGGGGATGGTGTCGACGGCGGGCGAGAAGGCAAGCAGGGTCTACGGCGCGCTCGCCGAGCACGTCGACGCCGGGCGCGACGTGGTCGTCGTCGAGCCCTCGGACCTGGCGATGTTCGCACGCGAGTACGAGCGCCTGCTTCCCGAGCGGTCTCACGAGCGCCTCGCCGAGCAGAGTTACGAGGTGATGGAGTACGTCTACGGCCTGCTGGAGAACGGCGGGGACCCGGACGCGCTGGCCACCGGGAACGAGGCGGTGGCCTACCACTCGCACTGCCAGCAGCGGACGCTGGGCCTGGCGGCCCACACCGTGGCCGTCCTCGAGCAGCTGGGCCACGACGTGGTGACCTCCGACGTGGAGTGCTGTGGGATGGCCGGCAGCTTCGGCTACAAGCAGGAGTACTACGACCTCTCGATGGACGTCGGCGACGAGCTGGCCACCCAGTTCACGACCGACGAGACGCGCGACCGGACCGTCGTCGCGAGTGGGACCTCCTGTCTGGAACAGCTCGATTCGCTCCTCCAGCGGGTGCCGACCCACCCCGTCGAACTCGTCGCGCCGCGCTGA
- a CDS encoding helix-hairpin-helix domain-containing protein, protein MRCERCGEAVERYELDGAAAISCPQCGFIGVPADHRAEPKPHESWQDAFERFYDRFGVEADGTKSTATAMVRHLTDLEGVGPAVATRLRQGGYDSVDALATATPEDLEAVDGIGPKLAARLITQLSDEEPATVDADGGA, encoded by the coding sequence GTGCGCTGTGAACGCTGCGGGGAGGCCGTCGAACGGTACGAGCTCGACGGAGCGGCCGCTATCAGCTGCCCGCAGTGTGGCTTCATCGGCGTCCCGGCCGACCACAGGGCAGAGCCAAAGCCCCACGAGTCCTGGCAGGACGCCTTCGAACGGTTCTACGACCGCTTCGGCGTCGAGGCAGACGGGACGAAGTCGACAGCGACGGCGATGGTCAGACACCTGACCGACCTGGAGGGGGTAGGGCCGGCCGTCGCGACGCGACTCCGACAGGGCGGCTACGACTCCGTCGACGCGCTGGCGACGGCGACGCCCGAGGACCTGGAGGCCGTCGACGGGATCGGCCCCAAACTCGCCGCGCGGCTCATCACGCAGCTGTCGGACGAGGAACCCGCGACGGTGGACGCCGACGGCGGTGCGTGA
- a CDS encoding phytoene/squalene synthase family protein: MSQNQTDRSAQEDIEWCYDAVHRVSRTFSLTIAELDEPMARDICVGYLLCRVADTIEDAGHVPPGAQAELLRTYSHVLDPASDTTVRAFRSKVDEWLPATRSADWEVVDEAPRVVRVFRQLEGDSTETIRGPVRELVDGMAMFVDRYADDGGLRIRTLSELEEYCWYAAGTVGTLVTGLLTHAATEEQARRMEENARAFALLLQLVNVAKDAATDMEEENNVYLPLELLDDQGLDHSDVGQGANVESLVPVIERVTERAEQYLDGAQAWLEAMPVTRGNTLSAWAIPFLLAVGTIRELRTRPADVVREGNVKITREEVHAVCQQFDGDAEPALGDLRRRIRSRPLHEY; the protein is encoded by the coding sequence ATGTCTCAGAACCAAACAGACCGGTCGGCACAGGAAGACATCGAGTGGTGTTACGACGCTGTGCACCGGGTCTCGCGAACGTTTAGTCTCACAATCGCGGAACTCGACGAGCCGATGGCACGGGACATCTGTGTCGGCTATCTCCTCTGTCGCGTCGCCGACACGATAGAAGACGCCGGGCACGTGCCGCCGGGTGCCCAGGCGGAGTTACTGCGGACCTACAGTCACGTCCTCGACCCAGCCTCGGACACGACAGTCCGGGCCTTCCGGTCGAAGGTCGACGAGTGGTTGCCGGCGACCCGGTCCGCGGACTGGGAGGTCGTCGACGAAGCGCCGCGCGTCGTCCGCGTGTTCCGCCAGCTCGAGGGGGACTCGACGGAGACCATCCGCGGCCCGGTCCGTGAACTCGTCGACGGGATGGCGATGTTCGTCGACCGCTACGCCGACGACGGCGGCCTCCGCATCAGGACCCTGTCGGAACTCGAGGAGTACTGCTGGTATGCCGCCGGCACCGTCGGGACCCTCGTGACCGGTCTGTTGACCCACGCCGCCACCGAGGAGCAGGCCCGCCGGATGGAGGAGAACGCGCGGGCGTTCGCCCTCCTGCTCCAGCTTGTCAACGTCGCGAAAGACGCCGCGACGGACATGGAGGAGGAGAACAACGTCTACCTCCCGCTGGAGCTGCTCGACGACCAGGGCCTGGACCACAGCGACGTGGGCCAGGGCGCCAACGTCGAGTCGCTCGTTCCCGTCATCGAACGGGTCACCGAACGCGCCGAGCAGTACCTCGATGGCGCACAGGCGTGGCTCGAAGCGATGCCCGTCACCCGCGGGAACACGCTCTCGGCGTGGGCGATTCCCTTCCTGCTTGCCGTCGGAACGATCCGCGAACTGCGGACCCGGCCGGCCGACGTCGTCCGCGAGGGCAACGTCAAGATTACGCGCGAGGAGGTCCACGCCGTCTGCCAGCAGTTCGACGGCGACGCCGAACCGGCGCTCGGTGACCTCCGGCGCCGCATCCGGAGCCGTCCCCTCCACGAGTACTGA